In Sphaerisporangium krabiense, the DNA window GGCGCGAGCATGCCCGCTTTCATCGTGAGGACCAATCCCGTGATCAGAATCAGACACGTCGCGCTGTCCGTCCTGCTGGCGGGCTCGCTCGTCGCGTGCGGCCGGGCCTCGGGCTCCTCGGGCGCCGACGAGGCCGTCGAGCTGCGCTACCAGGGCAGCGTCGGCGCCGTCACGCCCGCGGAGCTGGCCGCCGACCTCGGCTATCTCGGCCCCCTCAAGCTCAAATGGGTCGGCAACACCATCAGCGGCCCGCAGGACATCCAGTCGGTCGCCACCGACCAGACCGACTTCGGCGGCGCGTTCAACGGCGCGGTGGCCAAGCTCGTCGCGAGCGGCGCGCCGATCAAGGCGGTGATCAGCTACTACGGCTCCGACGAGCACACCGCGCAGAACTACTACGTGCTGGACGGCAGCCCGATCAAGGGGCCGCGCGACCTGATCGGCAAGAAGGTGGGCGTCAACACGCTCGGCGCGCACATGGAGGCCGTGCTCAAGGAGTACCTCAAGCGGGGCGGGCTCACCCCCGAGGAGATCAAGCAGGTCGAGCTGCTCGTGGTGCCGCCGGTCAACGCCGAGCAGTCGCTGCGGGCCCGGCAGATCGACGTGGCCGTGCTCGGCACCATCCTGCGCGACAAGGCGCTGGAGCGCGGCGGCATCCACCCGCTGTTCAAGGACACCGACCTGTTCGGCGAGTTCAACGCCGGCTCCTACGTGTTCCGCGAACGGTTCGTCGCCGAGCACCCCGCCGCCGTGCGGACCTTCGTGCAGGGCGTCGGCAAGGCGATCGACTGGTCGCGCGACACTCCGCGCGAGCAGGTGGTGGCGCGGCTCAAGGCGATCATCGCCAAGCGGGGCCGCAACGAGGACCACGACACGATCGGCTACTGGAAGAGCTACGGCGTCTCCTCCAAGGGAGGGCGGATCGCCGAGCGGGAGTTCGCGACCTGGATCGACTGGCTGGTGGCGGAGGGCGAGCTCAAGCCCGGCCAGGTGAAGCCGGGGGACGCCTACACCAACGAGTACAACGGGAGCGCCTCGTGACCGCCGCCGTGGAGACGGGGACCCGTGCCAAGATCGGGCTCCGGGACGTGGGCAAGGTCTTCCGGGTGCGGGGCACGGACCGGCCGTTCGCCGCGATCTCCGGCGTGGACCTGGACATCCGCGAAGGGGAGTTCCTCACCCTGGTCGGCCCGAGCGGGTGCGGCAAGTCGACGCTGCTCGACCTCATCGGCGGCCTCACCTCGCCGAGCTCGGGAGAGGTACTCCTGGACGGCGCCCCGGTCGGCGGGCCGGGCCTGGACCGGGGCATCGTCTTCCAGCAGTACGCGCTGTTCCCGTGGCGCACCGCGCTCGCCAACATCGCGTTCGGGCTGGAGGCCAAGGGAGTGCCGCGCCGGGAACGCGCGGACCGGGCGCGGCACTACCTGGACCTGGTCGGCCTGGACGGCTTCGGCGACCGGTACCCGCACGAGCTGTCGGGCGGGATGCGCCAGCGGGTCGCCATCGCGCGCAGCCTCGCGTTCGACCCCGACGTGCTGCTGATGGACGAGCCGTTCGCCGCGCTGGACGCGCAGACCCGCGAGTCCCTCCAGGAAGAGCTGCTGCACATCTGGGAGAAGACCCGCAAGACGGTCGTCTTCATCACGCACGGCATCGACGAGGCCGTCTACCTCGGCCAGCGCGTGGCGGTCATGACCGCGCGGCCCGGGCGCATCAAGCAGATCATCGACATCACGTTCGACTCGCGGGCGGGCGACCTGCGCGCCGACCCGCGGTTCGGCGAGTACCGGCACCGGATCTGGACGCTGCTGCGCGACGAGGTCGCCGCCGCCCAGCGCGAGGAGAGGAGCTCCGTTGACTGACCTCGATTCCGTGGCCGCGCCCCTGGGGACCCGGCCCCCCGCGTCTCGCGGGAACGGAAGGACAACGGACGTCCCCGCCGCCGCGCCGCCGGAGTCGCGTGAAGGGACGACGGACGCCGCGGACCTTCACGAGGTCGCCGCGTCGCGGTGGGGGAGGACGGGCGCGTGGTTCGCGTCCGCGGCCAAGCGGTCGGCGGCGCTCGTCGTGCTGGTGGCGCTGTGGGAGTTCCTGCCCCGCAGCGGGCTGGTGGACCGGGTGTTCGTGCCGCCGCTGTCGGAGGACCTGGCCGCCTGGTACGAACTGCTGCGGAACGGCCAGCTCGTCGAGCACCTGCAGGCGTCCCTGGTCCGCTCGCTGGCGGGCTTCGGCCTGGCGATCGCGCTCGCGATCCCCCTCGGCCTGGCCATCGGCTGGTACCGCCCGGTCGCCGAGCTGCTCAACCCGGTGCTGGAAGTGTTCCGCAACACCTCGCCGGTCGCGCTGCTGCCGGTGTTCGCGCTGATCCTCGGCATCGGCGAGACCAACAAGATCGTGTTCGTGCTGTACGCCTGCTCGTGGCCGATCCTGCTCAACACCATCGGCGGGGTCAGGACGGTCGAGCCGCTGCTGATCAAGTCCGCCCGGTCGATGGGCCTCGGCCCGCTGCGCCTGTTCCAGAAGGTGATCCTGCCGGCCGCCGTGCCGACCATCTTCACGGGCGTGCGGCTCGCCGGGGCGTACTCGATCCTCGTGCTGCTGTTCGCCGAGATGGTGGGGGCCAAGGCCGGCCTCGGCTACCTCATCCAGGCGTCGCAGTCCAACTTCCGCATCACCGACATGTACGCAGGCATCATCACCATCTCCGCGCTCGGCCTGGCGTTCAACCAGGTTCTCGTCGTGGTCGAGCGCCGCTTCTCCACCTGGAGGACCACCTGATGTCCCCGCTGTCTTCGCGCAGACTGCACCTGAACGCGTTCCTCATGGGCGTCGGCCATCACGAGGCCGCCTGGCGGCACCCGCGCGCCGACCCCTCCCGCCTCACCGACGTCCGGCACTACCAGAACCTCGCGCGGATCGCCGAGCGCGGCAGGCTGGACTCGGTGTTCTTCGCCGACGGCCTCGCCCTGTGGGGCAACGTCGGCTACAACGCCCTGGGCGCTCCGGAGCCGCTGACGCTGCTGGCGGCGATCGCCACCGCGACCGAGCACATCGGCCTGATCGCGACGGTGTCCACCACCTACAACGAGCCCTTCCACGTGGCGCGCAAGTTCGCCTCCCTGGACCACATCAGCAAGGGCCGCGCGGGCTGGAACATCGTCACCTCCGCCGGGGAGGCCGAGGCGCGCAACTTCGGCATCGAACGGCCCGCGCACGCCGACCGCTACGCCAGGGCCACCGAGTTCCTCGACGTGGTCACCAAGCTGTGGGACAGCTGGGAGGACGACGCGATCCTCGCCGACCGCGGCACGGGCGCCTACGCCGACACCGCCAGGATCCATCCCGTCGAGCACGCCGGAGAGCACTTCCTGGTGCGCGGCCCGCTGAACATCTCCCGCCCGCCGCAGGGCCGTCCCCTGCTGGTGCAGGCCGGGTCCTCCGAGGACGGCAAGGAGTTCGCCGCGCGCCACGCCGAGGCCGTGTTCACCGCGCAGCAGACCCTGCGCGAGGGCCAGGACTTCTACGCCGACCTCAAGGGCCGCCTCGCCCGGTACGGCAGGACCCCCGGCGAGCTGCTGATCCTGCCCGGGATCTCGCCGATCATCGGCGCCACCGAGCGGG includes these proteins:
- a CDS encoding ABC transporter substrate-binding protein — encoded protein: MIRIRHVALSVLLAGSLVACGRASGSSGADEAVELRYQGSVGAVTPAELAADLGYLGPLKLKWVGNTISGPQDIQSVATDQTDFGGAFNGAVAKLVASGAPIKAVISYYGSDEHTAQNYYVLDGSPIKGPRDLIGKKVGVNTLGAHMEAVLKEYLKRGGLTPEEIKQVELLVVPPVNAEQSLRARQIDVAVLGTILRDKALERGGIHPLFKDTDLFGEFNAGSYVFRERFVAEHPAAVRTFVQGVGKAIDWSRDTPREQVVARLKAIIAKRGRNEDHDTIGYWKSYGVSSKGGRIAEREFATWIDWLVAEGELKPGQVKPGDAYTNEYNGSAS
- a CDS encoding ABC transporter ATP-binding protein — its product is MTAAVETGTRAKIGLRDVGKVFRVRGTDRPFAAISGVDLDIREGEFLTLVGPSGCGKSTLLDLIGGLTSPSSGEVLLDGAPVGGPGLDRGIVFQQYALFPWRTALANIAFGLEAKGVPRRERADRARHYLDLVGLDGFGDRYPHELSGGMRQRVAIARSLAFDPDVLLMDEPFAALDAQTRESLQEELLHIWEKTRKTVVFITHGIDEAVYLGQRVAVMTARPGRIKQIIDITFDSRAGDLRADPRFGEYRHRIWTLLRDEVAAAQREERSSVD
- a CDS encoding ABC transporter permease, yielding MTDLDSVAAPLGTRPPASRGNGRTTDVPAAAPPESREGTTDAADLHEVAASRWGRTGAWFASAAKRSAALVVLVALWEFLPRSGLVDRVFVPPLSEDLAAWYELLRNGQLVEHLQASLVRSLAGFGLAIALAIPLGLAIGWYRPVAELLNPVLEVFRNTSPVALLPVFALILGIGETNKIVFVLYACSWPILLNTIGGVRTVEPLLIKSARSMGLGPLRLFQKVILPAAVPTIFTGVRLAGAYSILVLLFAEMVGAKAGLGYLIQASQSNFRITDMYAGIITISALGLAFNQVLVVVERRFSTWRTT
- a CDS encoding LLM class flavin-dependent oxidoreductase: MSPLSSRRLHLNAFLMGVGHHEAAWRHPRADPSRLTDVRHYQNLARIAERGRLDSVFFADGLALWGNVGYNALGAPEPLTLLAAIATATEHIGLIATVSTTYNEPFHVARKFASLDHISKGRAGWNIVTSAGEAEARNFGIERPAHADRYARATEFLDVVTKLWDSWEDDAILADRGTGAYADTARIHPVEHAGEHFLVRGPLNISRPPQGRPLLVQAGSSEDGKEFAARHAEAVFTAQQTLREGQDFYADLKGRLARYGRTPGELLILPGISPIIGATEREALALEKELEDLTNPEYGLAQLSNILGVDLSGLPLDGPLPEIAETTEGQQSRQRLVLDLARREGLTIRQVLGRLAGGRGHRVVAGTPEQIAGQIEEWFRDGAADGFNVMPPILPGGLEDFVDHVVPILQGKGLFRMEYEGRTLRENYGLARPASRYAASRVETRDAAVAS